In Oceanidesulfovibrio indonesiensis, the sequence ATAAACAGGAATTGCCATGGAATTACTCTCCATTGTGTTGTGAAGCGTCATCATCCTGCGATGACGATGAGGGTTTGCCCGGTATCCGGCAGGCATCGGCCTGCGGAACCAGACTGATTTCGACACGGCGGTTAAGCGCACGCCCTTCCGTTGTGTCATTGGTTGCGACGGGACGGTCCTGACCGTATCCCTGAACCGCAAAACAGCTTTCCGGCACATCG encodes:
- a CDS encoding OmpA family protein, giving the protein IKAKPGWLIVVSGYTDNTGNPQLNQTLSLKRAESVRNWMRDTGDVPESCFAVQGYGQDRPVATNDTTEGRALNRRVEISLVPQADACRIPGKPSSSSQDDDASQHNGE